From a single Streptomyces sp. 1331.2 genomic region:
- a CDS encoding GntR family transcriptional regulator has product MPGDGAGPTPRPVIHRNSLREQIAGALREEMMAGRLEAGRNFTVKEIAELYGVSATPAREALVDLGAQGLLRTEHHRGFTVPELCWDDFLEIFESRVLLTDSFHRQFTTRRALPDLSRLPSLHRRADAAVRAARAGNLDVMVGCDRRFWQEVAGLLGNRRIADYLDWLRVQSWMFAAPYLREVSTLAGVCWDRHLDLVGAIEAHDLAGAHRIICEYNLYTARLLAGLAGQPLESVTVLGLLTETTGTPGMAGTAEATGTAEATGAQQPPAAEPAPEPSPGPATSATSEPETSSGPEPVPGATGAGRARRGDEVGRELGRELGLGLGLVPQPRSLSYGRFGRRLPEPAPEAPRGRPDPHAAPGR; this is encoded by the coding sequence ATGCCTGGCGACGGTGCAGGCCCCACCCCGCGCCCCGTCATCCACCGCAACAGCCTGCGCGAGCAGATCGCCGGCGCGCTGCGCGAGGAGATGATGGCCGGCCGACTCGAAGCCGGCCGCAACTTCACCGTCAAGGAGATCGCCGAGCTGTACGGCGTCTCCGCGACCCCGGCCCGGGAGGCGCTGGTCGACCTCGGCGCCCAGGGCCTGCTGCGGACCGAGCACCACCGCGGCTTCACCGTGCCCGAGCTGTGCTGGGACGACTTCCTGGAGATCTTCGAGTCCCGGGTGCTGCTCACGGACAGCTTCCACCGCCAGTTCACCACCCGCCGGGCGCTGCCCGACCTCAGCCGGCTGCCCTCGCTGCACCGCCGGGCCGACGCGGCGGTCCGGGCCGCCCGGGCCGGGAACCTGGACGTGATGGTGGGCTGCGACCGCCGCTTCTGGCAGGAGGTCGCCGGGCTGCTCGGCAACCGCCGGATCGCCGACTACCTGGACTGGCTGCGGGTGCAGTCCTGGATGTTCGCCGCCCCCTACCTGCGGGAGGTGTCCACCCTGGCCGGGGTCTGCTGGGACCGCCACCTGGACCTGGTCGGGGCGATCGAGGCGCACGACCTGGCCGGCGCGCACCGGATCATCTGCGAGTACAACCTGTACACGGCCCGGCTGTTGGCGGGGCTGGCCGGGCAGCCGCTGGAGTCGGTGACGGTCCTGGGCCTGCTCACCGAGACGACCGGGACGCCCGGAATGGCCGGGACGGCCGAGGCGACCGGGACGGCGGAGGCGACCGGGGCGCAACAGCCGCCGGCCGCCGAACCCGCCCCGGAGCCTTCGCCCGGGCCCGCGACGTCAGCCACGTCGGAGCCCGAGACCTCGTCCGGGCCGGAGCCCGTGCCCGGTGCGACCGGTGCCGGGCGGGCCCGGCGGGGCGACGAGGTCGGCCGTGAGCTGGGTCGTGAGCTGGGGCTGGGCCTCGGCCTGGTGCCGCAGCCCCGCTCGCTGTCGTACGGCCGGTTCGGCCGCCGGCTGCCCGAACCCGCCCCCGAGGCTCCGCGGGGACGGCCCGACCCGCACGCCGCCCCGGGCCGGTAG
- a CDS encoding response regulator transcription factor, translating into MTETETAPVRVLLADDEHLIRGALAALLSLEDDIEVVAQAGSGPEALAMAQSHRPDVAVLDLQMPGKDGIEVAAGLRLLLPDCRCMIVTGHGRPGYLKRALEVGVRGFLPKTVSAADLAGIIRTVRSGGRYVDPELAADAISAGETPLTPRETDVLELAADGTSIAEIAERASLSQGTVRNYLSSAATKLGAENRHAAVRIAREHGWI; encoded by the coding sequence ATGACCGAGACCGAGACCGCGCCCGTCCGCGTCCTGCTCGCCGACGACGAGCACCTGATCCGGGGCGCGCTGGCCGCGCTGCTCTCGCTGGAGGACGACATCGAGGTGGTCGCCCAGGCCGGTTCCGGGCCGGAGGCGCTGGCGATGGCGCAGTCGCACCGGCCGGACGTCGCGGTGCTGGACCTGCAGATGCCCGGAAAGGACGGCATCGAGGTGGCCGCCGGGCTGCGGCTGCTGCTGCCGGACTGCCGCTGCATGATCGTCACCGGCCACGGCCGCCCCGGCTACCTGAAGCGGGCGCTGGAGGTCGGGGTGCGCGGCTTCCTGCCCAAGACCGTCTCGGCGGCGGACCTGGCCGGCATCATCCGCACCGTACGGTCCGGCGGCCGGTACGTGGACCCGGAGCTGGCGGCGGACGCGATCAGCGCCGGGGAGACCCCGCTGACCCCGCGCGAGACGGACGTCCTGGAGCTGGCCGCCGACGGCACCTCGATCGCCGAGATCGCCGAGCGGGCCTCGCTCTCCCAGGGCACCGTCCGCAACTACCTGTCCTCGGCGGCCACCAAGCTGGGCGCGGAGAACCGGCACGCGGCGGTGCGGATCGCCCGCGAGCACGGCTGGATCTGA
- a CDS encoding SLATT domain-containing protein, with translation MSQPEMQPEESAWGKEIGEEDPPATAVVRRAATHRRNDLSTRQFPLGDWGEPAERLEELYRWSEERAVEAIEWYRRDRVWKRRWARLLRFGTAGFAVAGVTAPLVDLAGSFAHGTGWGYVGLALAAACHGADRAFGLTSGWMRDVSTGQALQRRLEAFQFDWASECVREVLGPTEGTAGEAAERCLGVLRRFCEDISDMVRTETAEWMLEFRASMTQLPTQAPGSWGGRSEPGVGAQVRVLPPPGTRPTMPRQRPPEGPLR, from the coding sequence GTGAGCCAGCCGGAAATGCAGCCCGAGGAGAGTGCCTGGGGCAAGGAGATCGGCGAGGAGGACCCGCCGGCCACCGCCGTCGTCCGGCGGGCCGCCACCCACCGCCGGAACGATCTGAGCACCCGCCAGTTCCCGCTCGGGGACTGGGGCGAGCCCGCCGAGCGACTGGAGGAGCTCTACCGCTGGTCCGAGGAGCGGGCGGTCGAAGCCATCGAGTGGTACCGCCGGGACCGGGTCTGGAAGCGCCGCTGGGCGCGCCTGCTGCGGTTCGGCACGGCCGGCTTCGCGGTCGCCGGGGTGACCGCCCCGCTGGTCGACCTGGCCGGCAGCTTCGCGCACGGCACCGGCTGGGGCTACGTCGGCCTGGCCCTCGCCGCCGCCTGCCACGGCGCCGACCGGGCCTTCGGCCTGACCTCCGGCTGGATGCGGGACGTCTCCACCGGCCAGGCGCTGCAACGCCGGCTGGAGGCCTTCCAGTTCGACTGGGCGTCGGAGTGCGTGCGCGAGGTGCTCGGCCCGACCGAGGGCACCGCGGGCGAGGCCGCCGAGCGCTGCCTGGGCGTGCTGCGCCGGTTCTGCGAGGACATCTCGGACATGGTCCGCACCGAGACCGCGGAGTGGATGCTGGAGTTCCGCGCCTCGATGACCCAGCTGCCCACCCAGGCCCCCGGCAGCTGGGGCGGGCGCTCCGAACCGGGGGTGGGCGCCCAGGTGCGGGTGCTGCCGCCGCCGGGCACCCGGCCCACGATGCCGCGCCAGCGGCCGCCGGAGGGGCCGCTGCGGTAG
- a CDS encoding maleylpyruvate isomerase family mycothiol-dependent enzyme has product MTDNQTVQAYTEAWTQSIESISELVAPLPEDSWNRATECPGWSVRDVVSHVIAVESELLGDPRPIHSLPRDLRHVASEFARYVELPVDKRRCHTALEMTSELEYTIIRRSRALRNAKQTPEEPVRWPGGPLARDVPYHQLLRMRAFDVWAHEQDLRRALGIPGNLDAPAALIARDLLLELLPKAVANKAGAPAGTTLVLDVTGPVEFLRTVRVDATGHGTVDESISLAPDVQLTMDWETYLRLACGRGRPGPVTAEGDQELAERVLANFAVTI; this is encoded by the coding sequence GTGACGGACAACCAGACCGTGCAGGCTTACACCGAGGCGTGGACCCAGAGCATCGAGTCCATATCGGAGCTGGTCGCCCCCCTCCCCGAGGACTCCTGGAACCGGGCCACCGAGTGCCCCGGCTGGTCCGTCCGGGACGTCGTCTCGCACGTCATCGCCGTCGAGTCCGAACTGCTCGGCGACCCCCGCCCGATCCACTCGCTGCCGCGTGACCTGCGCCACGTGGCCAGCGAGTTCGCCCGCTACGTCGAACTGCCCGTCGACAAGCGCCGCTGCCACACCGCGCTGGAGATGACCAGCGAGCTGGAGTACACGATCATCCGCCGCTCCCGCGCGCTGCGGAACGCCAAGCAGACGCCCGAGGAGCCGGTGCGCTGGCCGGGCGGTCCGCTCGCCAGGGACGTCCCGTACCACCAGCTGCTGCGGATGCGGGCCTTCGACGTCTGGGCGCACGAGCAGGACCTGCGTCGCGCCCTGGGCATCCCCGGCAACCTCGACGCCCCGGCCGCCCTGATCGCCCGGGACCTGCTGCTGGAGCTGCTGCCCAAGGCCGTCGCCAACAAGGCCGGCGCCCCGGCCGGGACGACCCTGGTGCTGGACGTCACCGGGCCGGTCGAGTTCCTGCGCACCGTCCGGGTCGACGCCACCGGCCACGGCACCGTGGACGAGTCGATCAGCCTGGCCCCCGACGTCCAGCTCACCATGGACTGGGAGACGTACCTCCGGCTCGCCTGCGGCCGCGGCCGTCCCGGCCCGGTGACCGCCGAGGGCGACCAGGAACTGGCCGAACGGGTGCTCGCCAACTTCGCCGTCACCATCTGA
- a CDS encoding carbon-nitrogen family hydrolase has product MRASLIQLAVSDAEPPAERRARAAALVRAQQGADLVVLPELWPLGGFAYDLWSDGAETLDGPTSDAMAAAARAAGVWLHAGSIVERDPDGPIYNTSMLFAPDGELVHTYRKIHRFGFDSGEAVVMGAGQEIVTAPTDFATLGLATCYDLRFPELFRALLDAGAQLLVVPAAWPARRREHWTLLARARAVEEQAFVLACNTAGTHAGVEQAGHSVVVDPWGRVLAEAGMTEEVLTVEFDPAEVARAREEFPVLRDRLLGIPAPVQR; this is encoded by the coding sequence GTGCGCGCTTCATTGATCCAACTCGCGGTTTCCGACGCCGAGCCGCCCGCCGAACGGCGGGCCAGGGCGGCGGCGTTGGTACGGGCGCAGCAGGGCGCCGACCTGGTGGTGCTGCCGGAGCTGTGGCCGCTCGGCGGTTTCGCGTACGACCTCTGGTCGGACGGCGCGGAGACGCTGGACGGGCCCACCTCGGACGCGATGGCGGCCGCCGCCCGGGCCGCCGGGGTCTGGCTGCACGCGGGGTCGATCGTCGAGCGGGATCCGGACGGGCCGATCTACAACACGTCGATGCTGTTCGCCCCGGACGGCGAGCTGGTGCACACCTACCGCAAGATCCACCGCTTCGGCTTCGACAGCGGTGAGGCGGTGGTGATGGGCGCCGGCCAGGAGATCGTCACCGCGCCGACCGACTTCGCCACGCTGGGCCTGGCCACCTGCTACGACCTGCGCTTCCCGGAGCTGTTCCGGGCGCTGCTGGACGCCGGCGCGCAGCTGCTGGTGGTCCCGGCGGCCTGGCCGGCCAGGCGGCGGGAGCACTGGACGCTGCTGGCCCGGGCGCGGGCGGTGGAGGAGCAGGCGTTCGTGCTGGCCTGCAACACCGCCGGGACGCACGCCGGGGTGGAGCAGGCCGGGCACAGCGTCGTGGTGGACCCGTGGGGCAGGGTGCTGGCCGAGGCGGGGATGACGGAGGAGGTGCTGACGGTCGAGTTCGACCCGGCCGAGGTGGCCAGGGCACGCGAGGAATTCCCGGTGCTGCGGGACCGCCTGCTGGGGATTCCGGCACCGGTCCAGCGCTAG
- a CDS encoding N,N-dimethylformamidase beta subunit family domain-containing protein → MGTELNRRWESGTHAYSVSDPFGQGPLPWLRSPDQYLAGAEGAVPWYVSVDAPGQQPLTAGARPKPPVGTPQSSNDVDQQIKGFASAGVVRPGGSVDFRVTVNPPREFTVDVYRIGHYGGDGAHKMTSSPSIAGLAQPAPLVVDRTVSCHHWWHSWRLQVPVHWKPGAYVAVLTTVDMLHRSHIPFTVRDFDDQGHTAELLLVLPDVTWQAYNLFPEDGRTGASLYHAWDGRGGLVGEPEAAVTVSFDRPHATAGLPLHVGHAYDFIRWAERYGYDLSYATATDLHAGLVDPSRHRALVFPGHDEYWSEPMRRAAERARDGGTSLVFLSANTMYWRVELTAAASGEPNRLLNCRKRQKVGPGSPAAGAAGAASALWRDAGEPEQHLLGVQYSGRVAAPVPLVARHTAHWLWDGTGLQEGDELPGLVAGEADRYYPKVALPEHTERVLLAHSPYRDLAGRTRYQETSLYRAPSGAYVFAAGTFAWSPALGRPGLTDERIQRATANLLDRLCKN, encoded by the coding sequence GTGGGCACCGAACTCAACCGCCGCTGGGAGTCCGGAACGCACGCCTACAGCGTCTCCGACCCCTTCGGCCAGGGCCCGCTGCCCTGGCTGCGCAGCCCGGACCAGTACCTGGCCGGCGCGGAGGGCGCCGTCCCCTGGTACGTCTCGGTGGACGCGCCCGGCCAGCAGCCGCTGACCGCCGGTGCCCGCCCCAAGCCGCCGGTCGGCACCCCGCAGAGCTCCAACGACGTGGACCAGCAGATCAAGGGCTTCGCCTCGGCCGGAGTGGTCCGCCCCGGCGGCTCGGTGGACTTCCGGGTCACCGTCAACCCGCCCCGCGAGTTCACCGTGGACGTCTACCGGATCGGCCACTACGGCGGCGACGGCGCCCACAAGATGACGTCCAGCCCGAGCATCGCCGGCCTCGCCCAGCCCGCCCCGCTGGTGGTCGACCGGACGGTCTCCTGCCACCACTGGTGGCACTCCTGGCGGCTGCAGGTCCCGGTGCACTGGAAGCCCGGCGCGTACGTCGCCGTGCTGACCACCGTGGACATGCTGCACCGCAGCCACATCCCGTTCACCGTCCGGGACTTCGACGACCAGGGGCACACCGCCGAGCTGCTCCTGGTGCTCCCGGACGTGACCTGGCAGGCGTACAACCTGTTCCCCGAGGACGGCCGCACCGGCGCCAGCCTCTACCACGCCTGGGACGGCCGGGGCGGCCTGGTCGGCGAACCGGAGGCGGCCGTCACCGTCTCCTTCGACCGCCCGCACGCCACCGCCGGGCTGCCGCTGCACGTCGGCCACGCGTACGACTTCATCCGCTGGGCCGAGCGCTACGGCTACGACCTCTCCTACGCCACCGCCACCGACCTGCACGCCGGCCTGGTCGATCCGTCCCGGCACCGGGCGCTGGTCTTCCCCGGCCACGACGAGTACTGGTCCGAGCCGATGCGCCGGGCCGCCGAGCGGGCCAGGGACGGCGGCACCTCGCTGGTGTTCCTCTCCGCCAACACCATGTACTGGCGGGTCGAGCTGACCGCCGCCGCCTCCGGCGAGCCCAACCGGCTGCTCAACTGCCGCAAGCGGCAGAAGGTGGGCCCCGGCAGCCCGGCCGCGGGCGCGGCCGGCGCGGCCAGCGCGCTGTGGCGGGACGCCGGCGAGCCCGAGCAGCACCTGCTCGGCGTGCAGTACTCGGGCCGGGTCGCCGCGCCCGTCCCGCTGGTCGCGCGGCACACCGCGCACTGGCTCTGGGACGGCACCGGCCTGCAGGAGGGCGACGAGCTGCCCGGCCTGGTCGCCGGCGAGGCCGACCGCTACTACCCCAAGGTCGCGCTGCCCGAGCACACCGAGCGGGTGCTGCTGGCGCACTCGCCGTACCGGGACCTGGCCGGGCGCACCCGCTACCAGGAGACCTCGCTGTACCGGGCGCCCAGCGGCGCGTACGTCTTCGCGGCCGGCACCTTCGCCTGGTCGCCCGCACTGGGCCGCCCCGGCCTGACCGACGAACGGATCCAGCGGGCCACCGCCAACCTCCTCGACCGGCTCTGCAAGAACTAG
- a CDS encoding ABC transporter permease, which produces MTTAAPGTAATAPGPQSSTGPQSTTGRRLLALGRAETTLLLRNRTALFTALLLPLFLVASLHGTLAKQAENNPGLDVDSLLVYGSVGMMLAFVVYYNLTAAYVARRGELVLKRLRTGEARDIEILLGTAVPSLTLGLLMAALIGIGGSVGLHLSVPVNPVLMLLGLVLILATMIALAALSSAFTKTVESAGITTLPVMLVLQLGSGLFIPLEVMPDRLADVCRLLPTTPAFQLIRIGWFGTDGSAAATGFAGSWGTAAPHVVTAAIWLGLAVWGAVRYFRWEPRR; this is translated from the coding sequence ATGACCACCGCCGCCCCCGGCACCGCCGCCACCGCCCCCGGCCCGCAGAGCAGCACCGGCCCGCAGAGCACGACCGGCCGCCGGCTGCTCGCCCTCGGCCGCGCCGAGACCACCCTGCTGCTGCGCAACCGCACGGCGCTGTTCACCGCCCTGCTGCTGCCGCTGTTCCTGGTCGCCAGCCTGCACGGCACGCTCGCCAAGCAGGCCGAGAACAACCCCGGGCTGGACGTCGACTCGCTGCTGGTCTACGGCTCGGTCGGGATGATGCTGGCCTTCGTCGTCTACTACAACCTGACCGCCGCCTACGTCGCCCGGCGCGGCGAGCTGGTCCTCAAGCGGCTGCGCACCGGCGAGGCCCGGGACATCGAGATCCTGCTGGGCACGGCCGTCCCCTCGCTCACGCTCGGCCTGCTGATGGCCGCCCTGATCGGGATCGGCGGCAGCGTCGGACTTCACCTGTCCGTGCCGGTCAACCCGGTGCTGATGCTCCTCGGCCTGGTGCTGATCCTGGCCACCATGATCGCCCTGGCCGCGCTGTCCAGCGCCTTCACCAAGACCGTGGAGAGCGCCGGCATCACCACCCTGCCGGTCATGCTGGTCCTCCAGCTCGGCTCCGGCCTGTTCATCCCGCTGGAGGTCATGCCCGACCGGCTGGCCGACGTCTGCCGCCTGCTGCCGACCACCCCGGCCTTCCAGCTGATCCGCATCGGCTGGTTCGGCACCGACGGCTCGGCCGCCGCGACCGGCTTCGCCGGCAGCTGGGGCACCGCCGCCCCGCACGTCGTCACCGCTGCGATCTGGCTGGGCCTGGCGGTGTGGGGCGCGGTGCGCTACTTCCGCTGGGAGCCCCGTCGTTGA
- the purD gene encoding phosphoribosylamine--glycine ligase, whose translation MKVLVIGGGAREHALCRSLSQDPAVTELHCAPGNAGIAQVATVHPVDQLDGAQVTALARRLDAALVVVGPEAPLVAGVADAVRAAGIPVFGPSAAAARLEGSKAFAKDVMAGAGVPTARSYVCTTAAEAAEALDAFGAPYVVKDDGLAAGKGVVVTSDREAALAHAASCERVVIEEYLDGPEVSLFAITDGTTVVPLQPAQDFKRALDGDEGPNTGGMGAYSPLPWAPAGLVEEVQETVLQPTVDELRRRGTEFSGLLYAGLALTSRGTRVIEFNARFGDPETQVVLARLRTPLAGVLLAAATGTLGQLEPLRWDEGAAVTVVVASEGYPAAPRTGDPIEGLAEAEADGTAFVLHAGTKAGADGEVLSAGGRVLSVTATGADLAEARERAYAAVDRISLKGGQHRTDIALKAATA comes from the coding sequence GTGAAGGTCCTCGTCATCGGCGGCGGCGCCCGCGAACACGCCCTGTGCCGCTCTCTGTCCCAAGATCCCGCCGTGACCGAGCTGCACTGTGCCCCGGGCAATGCCGGGATCGCACAGGTGGCGACGGTCCACCCGGTCGACCAGCTGGACGGTGCGCAGGTCACCGCGCTGGCCCGGCGCCTCGACGCCGCCCTGGTGGTGGTCGGCCCGGAGGCCCCGCTGGTGGCCGGCGTCGCCGACGCCGTGCGCGCGGCCGGCATCCCGGTGTTCGGCCCCTCCGCGGCCGCCGCACGGCTGGAGGGCTCCAAGGCCTTCGCCAAGGACGTGATGGCCGGGGCCGGCGTCCCCACCGCCCGCTCCTACGTCTGCACCACCGCCGCCGAGGCCGCCGAGGCGCTGGACGCCTTCGGCGCCCCGTACGTGGTCAAGGACGACGGGCTGGCCGCCGGCAAGGGCGTCGTGGTCACCTCCGACCGCGAGGCCGCGCTGGCCCACGCCGCCTCCTGCGAGCGCGTGGTCATCGAGGAGTACCTGGACGGCCCCGAGGTCTCGCTGTTCGCGATCACCGACGGCACCACGGTCGTCCCGCTGCAGCCCGCGCAGGACTTCAAGCGCGCGCTGGACGGTGACGAGGGCCCCAACACCGGCGGCATGGGTGCCTACTCGCCGCTGCCCTGGGCGCCCGCCGGGCTGGTCGAGGAGGTCCAGGAGACCGTTCTGCAGCCGACCGTGGACGAGCTGCGCCGCCGCGGCACCGAGTTCTCCGGCCTGCTCTACGCGGGCCTCGCGCTCACCTCGCGCGGCACCCGGGTGATCGAGTTCAACGCCCGCTTCGGCGACCCGGAGACCCAGGTCGTGCTGGCCCGGCTGCGCACCCCGCTGGCCGGCGTGCTGCTGGCCGCCGCCACCGGCACTCTGGGCCAGCTGGAGCCGCTGCGCTGGGATGAGGGCGCGGCCGTCACCGTGGTCGTCGCCTCCGAGGGCTACCCGGCCGCGCCGCGCACCGGTGACCCGATCGAGGGACTGGCCGAGGCCGAGGCGGACGGCACCGCGTTCGTGCTGCACGCCGGGACGAAGGCCGGCGCGGACGGCGAGGTGCTGAGCGCCGGCGGCCGCGTGCTGTCGGTCACCGCGACCGGCGCCGACCTGGCCGAGGCGCGCGAGCGTGCGTACGCCGCCGTGGACCGGATCAGCCTCAAGGGCGGTCAGCACCGCACCGACATCGCGCTGAAGGCGGCCACCGCGTAG
- a CDS encoding sensor histidine kinase produces the protein MIVVELGAEQMEMRSPLRSWKRLSKPRRTEFYLRWSLYLMALFQLPGVLVAAGSAAKDADEHTISAIRVSLLVGLASTLVLLRAYRTALDRYLKRPVGRTRWIATAAGLTVAGSWAVLLLGPSAGGAENPAGPPFTLVVVGYLLVFSFGPACVGLTPGRAALTGLGMLLAVGAAALAAGLDLAMACGFLIAVAVSMAFVGGSCRSFAWLVSVIWELDGAREAQSRLAVAEERLRFSRDLHDVMGRNLTTIALKSELAVQLARRGRPEAAEQMAEVQRIAQESQREVRDVIRGYRTADLHAEAIGARAVLRSADVVCEIDLGERVDELPPPVQSVFGWVIREATTNVLRHSEAGRCLIRLRQEGGRAVLELENDGVPAVPLPSQGSGTGLRGLRERLAAHDGELTVPAAEAGTFRMLATVPLHPGEAPR, from the coding sequence ATGATCGTGGTCGAACTGGGGGCGGAACAGATGGAAATGCGGTCACCGCTGCGGAGCTGGAAGCGCCTCAGCAAACCCCGGCGCACCGAGTTCTACCTGCGCTGGTCGCTCTACCTGATGGCACTGTTCCAGCTGCCGGGCGTACTGGTCGCGGCCGGGAGCGCCGCCAAGGACGCCGACGAGCACACCATCTCCGCGATCCGGGTCTCCCTGCTCGTCGGACTCGCCTCGACCCTGGTGCTGCTGCGGGCCTACCGCACCGCCCTCGACCGGTACCTGAAGCGGCCCGTCGGCCGCACCCGGTGGATCGCGACCGCCGCCGGCCTCACGGTGGCGGGCTCCTGGGCGGTCCTGCTGCTCGGGCCGTCCGCCGGCGGGGCGGAGAACCCGGCCGGGCCGCCCTTCACCCTGGTGGTCGTCGGTTACCTGCTGGTCTTCTCCTTCGGCCCGGCCTGCGTGGGCCTGACCCCCGGCCGGGCCGCCCTCACCGGGCTGGGCATGCTGCTGGCGGTCGGCGCCGCCGCCCTGGCAGCCGGGCTCGACCTCGCCATGGCCTGCGGCTTCCTGATCGCCGTGGCGGTCAGCATGGCCTTCGTCGGGGGGAGCTGCCGCAGCTTCGCCTGGCTGGTCTCGGTGATCTGGGAGCTCGACGGCGCCCGCGAGGCGCAGTCCCGGCTGGCCGTCGCCGAGGAACGGCTGCGCTTCTCCCGCGACCTGCACGACGTGATGGGCCGCAACCTCACCACCATCGCGCTGAAGAGCGAACTCGCCGTGCAGCTCGCCCGCCGCGGGCGCCCGGAGGCCGCCGAGCAGATGGCCGAGGTGCAGCGGATCGCCCAGGAGTCGCAGCGCGAGGTCCGGGACGTCATCCGCGGCTACCGCACCGCCGACCTGCACGCCGAGGCGATCGGTGCCCGGGCGGTGCTGCGCTCCGCCGACGTCGTCTGCGAGATCGACCTCGGCGAGCGCGTCGACGAACTGCCGCCGCCGGTGCAGTCGGTGTTCGGCTGGGTGATCCGCGAGGCCACCACCAACGTGCTGCGGCACAGCGAGGCCGGCCGCTGCCTGATCCGGCTGCGGCAGGAGGGCGGACGGGCGGTGCTGGAGCTGGAGAATGACGGGGTGCCCGCCGTACCGCTCCCCTCCCAGGGCAGCGGCACCGGGCTGCGCGGCCTGCGCGAACGGCTCGCCGCCCACGACGGGGAGCTGACCGTCCCGGCCGCCGAGGCGGGCACCTTCCGGATGCTCGCCACCGTCCCGCTGCACCCCGGAGAGGCCCCGCGATGA
- a CDS encoding phosphoribosylaminoimidazolesuccinocarboxamide synthase, with protein sequence MSGFVTKPEPVQVPGLVHLHTGKVRDLYRNESGELVMVASDRMSAHDWVLPNEIPDKGRVLTQLSLWWFERIADIVPNHVISTEVPAGAPADWKGRTLICKSLDMIPVEAVARGYLAGSGLAEYQESRTVCGIALPEGLENSSELPAPIYTPALKAEVGEHDENVSYEETARRIGAEPAARLRRTTLDVYARARDIARERGIILADTKFEFGLLDGELVIGDEVLTPDSSRYWPADQWQPGRSQPSFDKQLIRDWLVSPASGWDRYSEQPPPELPAELVEQTRAKYIEVYELLTGTTWQ encoded by the coding sequence TTGAGCGGATTTGTCACCAAGCCCGAGCCGGTCCAGGTACCCGGCCTGGTCCACCTGCACACCGGCAAGGTGCGCGACCTCTACCGCAACGAGTCGGGCGAGCTGGTCATGGTGGCCAGCGACCGGATGTCCGCCCACGACTGGGTGCTGCCGAACGAGATCCCCGACAAGGGCCGGGTCCTCACCCAGCTGTCGCTGTGGTGGTTCGAGCGGATCGCCGACATCGTCCCCAACCACGTGATCTCCACCGAGGTCCCGGCCGGCGCCCCCGCCGACTGGAAGGGCCGCACGCTGATCTGCAAGAGCCTGGACATGATCCCGGTCGAGGCGGTCGCCCGCGGCTACCTGGCCGGCTCCGGCCTGGCCGAGTACCAGGAGAGCCGCACGGTCTGCGGCATCGCCCTGCCCGAGGGCCTGGAGAACAGCTCCGAGCTGCCCGCCCCGATCTACACCCCGGCCCTCAAGGCCGAGGTCGGCGAGCACGACGAGAACGTCTCGTACGAGGAGACCGCACGCCGGATCGGTGCCGAGCCGGCCGCCCGGCTGCGCCGCACCACGCTGGACGTGTACGCCCGCGCCCGGGACATCGCCCGCGAGCGCGGCATCATCCTGGCCGACACCAAGTTCGAGTTCGGCCTGCTGGACGGCGAGCTGGTGATCGGCGACGAGGTGCTCACCCCGGACTCCTCCCGCTACTGGCCGGCCGACCAGTGGCAGCCGGGCCGCTCGCAGCCGTCCTTCGACAAGCAGCTGATCCGCGACTGGCTGGTCTCCCCGGCCTCCGGCTGGGACCGCTACAGCGAGCAGCCGCCGCCGGAGCTGCCCGCCGAGCTGGTCGAGCAGACCCGGGCCAAGTACATCGAGGTCTACGAGCTGCTGACCGGCACCACCTGGCAGTGA